A single Desulfovibrio gilichinskyi DNA region contains:
- a CDS encoding LpxI family protein, with amino-acid sequence MVSETETIGLIAGGGQFPLLVAKGAAAQGNHVVVVSFKGHSNDDVHSVVDAWKELKLGQLSKLIDFFHENGVTKVVMAGTINKPKAFDIRPDFRAAKLLFKLATKGDDVLLRAATDEFESEGFKVVGPHVYVPQLLTPAGLLTKRAPSEIEQKDLAFGWKIAHELGRMDIGQCVVVREGVITAVEAIEGTDAAVKRGCTLGGKGCSIVKVFKPGQEDRVDMPSIGLKTVQEMKELGATCLGVEAGKSLFFDLDKSLEFADKNKICIVGLTSDWVQS; translated from the coding sequence ATGGTCAGTGAAACTGAAACAATTGGACTTATAGCAGGAGGGGGACAGTTCCCCCTCCTGGTTGCTAAAGGAGCCGCAGCACAGGGAAACCATGTTGTGGTTGTTTCTTTTAAAGGGCATTCTAATGATGACGTTCATAGTGTCGTTGATGCGTGGAAGGAACTCAAGCTGGGACAGCTTTCGAAGCTGATTGATTTTTTTCACGAAAACGGGGTTACAAAAGTTGTCATGGCAGGGACAATCAATAAGCCTAAAGCTTTTGATATTCGTCCTGATTTTAGAGCTGCAAAGTTGCTTTTTAAGCTCGCTACCAAGGGTGACGATGTTCTTCTCAGAGCTGCTACTGACGAGTTTGAGTCCGAAGGATTTAAGGTTGTAGGTCCTCATGTTTATGTTCCGCAACTTCTTACTCCAGCTGGTTTACTGACTAAACGAGCACCTTCTGAAATTGAGCAAAAAGATTTAGCTTTCGGATGGAAAATTGCTCACGAGTTAGGGCGTATGGATATCGGACAATGTGTTGTTGTACGAGAAGGCGTTATTACGGCGGTCGAAGCGATCGAAGGTACCGATGCAGCCGTTAAGCGTGGTTGCACTCTTGGCGGAAAAGGTTGTTCTATTGTGAAGGTCTTTAAGCCCGGGCAGGAAGACCGTGTTGATATGCCCTCAATAGGCTTAAAAACAGTTCAAGAAATGAAAGAACTTGGGGCTACATGCTTAGGGGTGGAAGCCGGAAAAAGTCTTTTCTTTGATCTGGATAAATCATTAGAATTTGCTGATAAGAATAAGATATGTATTGTCGGTTTAACTTCTGACTGGGTACAGAGCTAA
- a CDS encoding FmdB family zinc ribbon protein, whose product MPIYEYICLECGKIYEELSVNSDAEGECPSCGKKSREKLISSPSTLTGKETPTTTPHGGRGCCGSSPSSKGCVPGSCCGKA is encoded by the coding sequence ATGCCCATTTATGAATACATATGTCTAGAATGTGGAAAAATTTATGAGGAACTATCCGTCAATAGTGACGCAGAGGGAGAATGTCCTTCATGCGGTAAAAAAAGTAGAGAAAAGCTGATTTCCTCGCCTTCAACACTGACGGGAAAAGAAACTCCGACAACCACTCCGCATGGAGGAAGAGGTTGCTGCGGATCAAGTCCTTCATCAAAAGGATGCGTTCCGGGATCGTGCTGCGGAAAAGCTTAA